The DNA region GCCGGGTCCGTCGTTCGGGTCGCCATCCATGCCGAAAACGTAGGGCGTGCGGCTGGGAATCCGCGGCGCACGCGGTGGACGCGCGGTGCGCGTGATGGAGGACGTGTGGCGGGGATGCGCCGTGCCTCCCGTCCGTCAGCGGGTGTCCGCCGGGAGGCCCGTCATGCGTGGGCGACGCACGTCGCGGCCCACGGGACGGCGGCCAATCGGGCCGCTGGGATCGGTTCGCCGCCGACCGCGCAGGTTCCGTAGGTGCCGGCGTCGAGCCGCGCGAGCGCGGCGTCCACCTGCTCGATCCGCTGCCGGGCCGCGTCACGGACGGCGCCGAGCGAGCCGCGCTCCCACGCGAGGGTCGCGCCCTCGGGGTCGTGCTCGTCGTCGGAGTTGGCGTCCTGGCGGGCGTCACTGACGTCGCGCATGCTCCGCTCGACGTCGGCGAGCAGCCGTTCGTTGCGGGCGCGTTCCGTGTCGAGTGCAGTGCGGGGGTCGTCCATGGCGGACACCGTAGTCGTGACGGAATGCCCGACTCTCCGGATGCGTTTGCATCGACATGACCAAGATCGGGTTCCTGTCGTTCGGACACTGGCGCGACGTGCCGGGGTCGAGGGTGCGCAGCGGGAGTGAGTCCCTGGTGCAGGCGATCGACCTCGCGGTCGCTGCCGAAGAGGCCGGCGTCGACGGCGCCTACTTCCGCGTGCACCACTTCGCACCGCAGCAGGCCGCACCGTTCCCCCTGCTGTCCGCGATCGCCGCGAAGACCAGCCGGATCGAGATCGGGACCGGCGTGATCGACATGCGCTACGAGAACCCGCTGTACATGGCGGAAGAGGCAGCGGCGACCGACCTGATCTCCGGCGGACGACTGCAGCTCGGCGTCTCCCGTGGCTCACCCGAGACCGCCCTCGCCGGTTACCAGCAGTTCGGCTACGTGCCGGACGCGTCCGACGAGAACGGCGGGGACATGGCCCGCGCGCACACCAGCGTGTTCCGTCGTGCCATCGCCGGCGAGCCGATGGCCAACGCCAACCCGCAGATGACCGGCTCGGTCGGATCGTTGCCGATCTCCCCGCTCTCCGACTCGCTCGGCGACCGCATCTGGTGGGGTGCCGGCACCCGGGCCACCGCCGAGTGGACGGCCGAGCAGGGCATGAACCTGATGTCGTCGACCCTGCTCACCGAGGACACCGGCGTGCCGTTCGACGAACTGCAGGCCGAACAGATCGAGCGCTTCCGCCGAGTGTGGGCAGAGTCGGGCTGGGAGCGGACCCCGCGCGTCTCCGTCTCCCGCAGCATCATCCCGATCATCGACGACGAGTCACGGCACTACTTCGGCGTCCGCGCACAGGTCGAGGGGCAGGACCAGGTCGGACACCTCGACGGCGGTCTGGCACGCTTCGGCCGGTCCTACATCGGGTCGCCCGAGGACCTCGTCGCGGAGCTGGCGGCCGACCAGGCGGTCCGCGCTGCCGACACCGTGCTCGTCACGGTGCCGAACCAGCTCGGCGTCGACTTCAACGCGCGGCTGCTGGCCGCTGTCGCCGGCGTGATGCGTGAGGTCGACGCGGCACCCGTCCCCGCCTGACCCGCTTATTCAGGCACTGACGGTCGGCGGCAGCGTCTCCGCCGTCGGCGTCGGCGTCGACGTCGACGTCGGCCAGATCAGCCGGAAGCGCTCGCAGACCACCGGCATGTCCGGTTCGAAGCCGCGCGGGTTCTCGGAGTGCTCACGCCAGTACGCCTCGTGCACCGTCCGCCAGTGGTCGAGAGTCCGGTCGCCTTCGCCTTCGGCGCGCGCGTGCTCGGCCCCGACGGAGTCGAACGGGACGATCCGGACGTCCGTCGTCTCGATGACGGCTCGGGGAACACCGGCGCCGTCGGTCACGATGCTGCACTCACCGGTCGCGGGGAGCGGGTCACCCATCGCCTCGTAGTCCCAGAGCGATGACGCCGTGCCGTCCTTGACCCCGCGGAGCACCAGGCCGAGCAGCTCGTCCGCCTGCTCCGGAGTTGCACCGAACGACCACGCCTCCGGCACCTCGGTCGGCAGTTCCGGGGCCTCGCCCCGCCGCGCGTTCCAGAAGCCGTCGAGGGTCGTGGTCACCAGCCGACCGTAGCGCACCGCCGGGTGTCCGCACTTGTGCCGACACCCGCCTTGGGACTGTGGCAGGACCGTCCCGACTCGTACCGTCGAGGAGCACCGTCCCCCGCACCTCGAGGAGTCCCCGTGACACTGCCGGCCGCAGGCTGGTTCCCGGACCCGCAGGACGCCAGCCGTCTCCGCTGGTGGGACGGTCACGCCTGGGGTGCCGCTACCCGGGTCGTGGCGAGCGCACCGGAGCCGATCCTGCCGGTCGCCGTCGCACCCGTCGGACCCTCGTTCTCGGTGCACACGGCCTCGATCCGGACGCACGCGTGGGCGTCCGGCGGCGGTCGCGACCGACGGCTGTGCGTGTTCACGGTGCTCGCGGTGCTGCTGGCCCTGACGTCGATCCTCATCAACCCGCTGGGTGCCTGCAGCTTGCTCGCGCTCGTGTGCGGGTTCGTCGGTGTCGTCCGCCCCGGTGCGACCGGCGGGTGGGCGGTCGCCGCGAGGAGCGCATCCTCGAGCGCGGTGGTGGTGGCGGTCGCGACGGGCGCGGTGGCGGCGTCGGCCCAGTTCCACCTCTTCTGACGCAGAACGCCGCACGAACCAGCCGCAGCTCGTGGCAACCGTCGCCAGATGTTGAGATCGAACAGCCCTGTCATGCAGTATTCCAGCATGATCGCACCCATGTTCGTCGGACTCTTCGTCGGGTTCGCCCTGTCCACGGCCGGGGAATTCACCGATCGGTGGGCCTCGAGGCTCCTGCGTGTCCTGCCGATCGTCCTGTGGTTCGGATGGCTGGTCAGCGTGATGCCGAACGGGGTCTCCGACGTCGAGCTGCGCCTCCTCGGTGTCGCGATGTTCGGTCTCCTGACCGGGATGTTCCTCGCCTGGGCCTCGTTCGGCCATCGTGCGCGTCGCCGCCGGGGGCACTCGAGCTGATGCGTGGCGGAAGGGTCTCGCCTTCGTGGGCGAGACGCTTCCGCCGCGCCCGCTACCGCCGCGCCCGCGGATGCGCCGTCTGGTACACGTCCCGCAGCATGTCCGCCGTGACCATCGTGTAGATCTGGGTCGTCGCGACGCTCGCGTGCCCGAGCAACTCCTGCACCACACGCACATCGGCGCCGCCCTCGAGCAGGTGCGTCGCGAACGAGTGCCGGAAGGTGTGCGGCGACACGTGCGCCTCGAGGCCCGCCGCCGCTGCCGCCGACTGGATCACGAGCCACGCGCTCTGCCGTGACAGCCGGGCACCCCGGGCGCCGAGGAACAGCGCCGGCGTCGAGGCCCCTCGTGCCGCGAACACCGGCCGGGCCCGCACCAGGTAAGCATCGATCGCAGCCCGCGCGAAACTGCCGAGCGGCACGACCCGCTGCTTGTTGCCCTTGCCGGTGACCTTCACGACGGCGAGGCCATCGGCGTCCGGAGCCGAGTCGTCGGACAACGTGGTCACATCGTCCACCGACAACCCCACCGCCTCGGAGATCCGCGCGCCGGTGGCGTAGAGCAGTTCGAGCAGGGCCTTGTCACGCAGCTGGACGGGGTCGTCGGCGTCGACGGACACCGCGCCCAGCAGCTGCTCCATGTCCTCCACCGAGATCGCCTTCGGCAGCCGCATCGGGGCCTTCGGCGGCCGGACGGCGGTACCGGGGTCGAGCGGCAGCCAGCCCTCCCCCGCCGCGAAGGCGGTGAACGACCGCACCGAGCTGAGCATCCGGGCGATCGATCTCGGTGCCAGCGGACCGTCCGGCTTCGTCGCCAGGTAGGTCACGAACTCCGAGACGTCCGCACGCGCCAACCGCCCGACGTCGTCCATCGCAGACGCCCCGCCGGCTCGGTCGGCACCGTCGGAGTCGACCACCGGAGCCGTTGCGAGCCACGAGGTGAACACCGCCAGGTCTCGCCGGTACGCCGACAGGGTGTGCTGCGACAGGCCGCGCTCAATCGCGACGTGCCGCAGGTACGTCTCCGTGGCACGGTCGAGCGGAATCACGACAGCAGGCGCACGGTCAGTGCAGCGCTTCGTCAGGCGCCCCGACCCGGTACCCGGTGAAGCTCACGGTCAGGCCGGCACGCGTCGGAGCAGCGCACAACAGTCCGGCCGACACGGCAGCATCGGGATCGAGGTACGCGACGCGCACCAGCCGGGGTTGCTCGTCGTCGGCCCACGCCCGGACGGTCACGGCGTCGCCTTCGCGGCTGACCCGGACCGTCACGACGCGTCCCACCCACTCCGACACGGGCGCCACCGACCAGTCCGAGAAGTCACGGGTCACCACGGCGCCGAGCTGCGGCGTCCCGTCGGAGACCTCGACACCGGCCTTGATCCAGTTCCGCTCGTCGACGCGCAGGAAGACGCCGGCCTGGTCGAACTGTTCCGTGTAGTCGAGCACGAACGAGGCCTCGACCGAGAACGACCCGTCGAGGGGCTGCACCAGCGCGTGCTCGGAGTCGTGGACGAACCCGTACGACGTGGTCCGCCAGGCGTCGCTGCCCCGGGCCGCCGTGACCCGCAGCACATCGCCGTCGAACTCCACGGCCTCGGGCTCGTGCGTCCACGTCGCCGCGTCGACCAGTTCTCGCAGGCTCATGCGCGG from Curtobacterium sp. MCJR17_020 includes:
- a CDS encoding TraR/DksA C4-type zinc finger protein; this translates as MDDPRTALDTERARNERLLADVERSMRDVSDARQDANSDDEHDPEGATLAWERGSLGAVRDAARQRIEQVDAALARLDAGTYGTCAVGGEPIPAARLAAVPWAATCVAHA
- a CDS encoding LLM class flavin-dependent oxidoreductase, whose translation is MDMTKIGFLSFGHWRDVPGSRVRSGSESLVQAIDLAVAAEEAGVDGAYFRVHHFAPQQAAPFPLLSAIAAKTSRIEIGTGVIDMRYENPLYMAEEAAATDLISGGRLQLGVSRGSPETALAGYQQFGYVPDASDENGGDMARAHTSVFRRAIAGEPMANANPQMTGSVGSLPISPLSDSLGDRIWWGAGTRATAEWTAEQGMNLMSSTLLTEDTGVPFDELQAEQIERFRRVWAESGWERTPRVSVSRSIIPIIDDESRHYFGVRAQVEGQDQVGHLDGGLARFGRSYIGSPEDLVAELAADQAVRAADTVLVTVPNQLGVDFNARLLAAVAGVMREVDAAPVPA
- a CDS encoding ASCH domain-containing protein — its product is MTTTLDGFWNARRGEAPELPTEVPEAWSFGATPEQADELLGLVLRGVKDGTASSLWDYEAMGDPLPATGECSIVTDGAGVPRAVIETTDVRIVPFDSVGAEHARAEGEGDRTLDHWRTVHEAYWREHSENPRGFEPDMPVVCERFRLIWPTSTSTPTPTAETLPPTVSA
- a CDS encoding DUF2510 domain-containing protein, with the translated sequence MTLPAAGWFPDPQDASRLRWWDGHAWGAATRVVASAPEPILPVAVAPVGPSFSVHTASIRTHAWASGGGRDRRLCVFTVLAVLLALTSILINPLGACSLLALVCGFVGVVRPGATGGWAVAARSASSSAVVVAVATGAVAASAQFHLF
- a CDS encoding site-specific tyrosine recombinase XerD; this translates as MPLDRATETYLRHVAIERGLSQHTLSAYRRDLAVFTSWLATAPVVDSDGADRAGGASAMDDVGRLARADVSEFVTYLATKPDGPLAPRSIARMLSSVRSFTAFAAGEGWLPLDPGTAVRPPKAPMRLPKAISVEDMEQLLGAVSVDADDPVQLRDKALLELLYATGARISEAVGLSVDDVTTLSDDSAPDADGLAVVKVTGKGNKQRVVPLGSFARAAIDAYLVRARPVFAARGASTPALFLGARGARLSRQSAWLVIQSAAAAAGLEAHVSPHTFRHSFATHLLEGGADVRVVQELLGHASVATTQIYTMVTADMLRDVYQTAHPRARR
- a CDS encoding DUF1349 domain-containing protein: MSLRELVDAATWTHEPEAVEFDGDVLRVTAARGSDAWRTTSYGFVHDSEHALVQPLDGSFSVEASFVLDYTEQFDQAGVFLRVDERNWIKAGVEVSDGTPQLGAVVTRDFSDWSVAPVSEWVGRVVTVRVSREGDAVTVRAWADDEQPRLVRVAYLDPDAAVSAGLLCAAPTRAGLTVSFTGYRVGAPDEALH